The following proteins are encoded in a genomic region of Arachis ipaensis cultivar K30076 chromosome B02, Araip1.1, whole genome shotgun sequence:
- the LOC107626146 gene encoding hydroxyisourate hydrolase, whose translation MMEPKTCYSTFLTLKLITFLLLNFTLRKLSAYENYYSRDDFPHDFIFGAATTAYQVEGAANEDGRTPSIWDTFAHDVFEGTENGNVACDGYHKYKEDVKLMVETGLDAYRFSISWSRLIPNGRGPVNPKGLEYYNNLINELISNGIQPHVTLHNFDLPQVLEDEYGGWVSRKIIRDFTNYADVCFREFGDRVLYWTTINEPNVFAIGGYDLGATPPRRCSPPFCHSTGNKGNSTIEPYLAVHNILLSHSSAARLYRRKYKENQHGFVGISIFTFGCHPITNTERDRVACQRVYDHMVGWIMEPLVRGDYPISMKRNAGSRIPAFTSRESKQIKGSADFIGVIHYYNINVTDNPDALNNNLRDYNMDIAAVLYFELFSNEEIAVTPWKLVEELNKLKLLYGNPPLFIYENGQRTNSNSSLQDVTRVNYLYGYIGAVLDALRDGSNIKGYFVWSFMDVFELLDGYESSFGLYYVDRNDPELKRYPKLSAKWYNKFLKGGRTSIVGDLQQLNKDPSHVSVGHSI comes from the exons ATGATGGAACCAAAAACATGTTATTCAACATTCCTTACTTTGAAACTAATAACCTTTTTGCTTCTAAACTTTACTTTGAGAAAACTAAGTGCTTATGAGAATTATTATAGCAGAGATGATTTCCCTCATGACTTTATTTTTGGTGCAGCCACCACTGCTTATCAG GTGGAAGGAGCTGCTAATGAAGATGGAAGAACTCCAAGCATATGGGATACTTTTGCTCATGATG TGTTTGAAGGGACAGAAAATGGAAATGTAGCCTGTGATGGCTACCACAAGTATAAG GAAGATGTGAAGCTGATGGTGGAAACAGGCCTTGATGCCTATAGATTCTCCATTTCTTGGTCTAGACTCATACCAA ATGGCAGAGGACCTGTGAATCCCAAGGGATTGGAGTACTACAACAATCTCATCAATGAGCTCATTAGCAATG GAATCCAACCACATGTAACACTACACAACTTTGATCTTCCACAAGTACTTGAGGATGAATATGGAGGATGGGTTAGTCGTAAAATCAT AAGAGATTTCACAAACTATGCAGATGTGTGTTTTAGAGAGTTTGGTGATAGAGTCTTGTATTGGACTACTATAAATGAGCCAAACGTGTTCGCCATCGGCGGTTATGATTTGGGAGCAACCCCACCTCGGCGCTGCTCTCCCCCGTTCTGTCATTCAACTGGCAACAAGGGTAACTCAACAATAGAACCCTACTTGGCAGTTCACAACATCTTGTTATCTCATTCTTCAGCTGCAAGATTGTACAGAAGAAAGTATAAG GAAAACCAACATGGATTTGTTGGTATATCAATCTTTACATTTGGTTGTCATCCGATAACAAACACGGAACGAGACAGGGTAGCATGTCAGAGAGTTTATGATCATATGGTTGGTTG GATTATGGAACCATTGGTGCGCGGAGACTACCCGATTTCCATGAAGAGAAATGCAGGCTCAAGAATTCCAGCCTTCACAAGTCGCGAGTCGAAACAAATTAAAGGTTCAGCTGACTTCATAGGTGTGATTCACTACTACAATATCAATGTCACAGATAACCCTGATGCCTTGAATAATAATCTGAGAGATTACAACATGGACATAGCTGCAGTGCTTTACT TTGAGCTGTTTTCAAATGAAGAG ATTGCTGTCACCCCATGGAAGTTGGTGGAGGAACTAAACAAACTCAAGCTTCTTTATGGCAATCCTCCATTATTCATATATGAAAATG GTCAACGAACCAATAGCAATTCTTCATTGCAAGATGTGACAAGGGTCAACTACCTTTATGGATACATTGGTGCTGTGCTTGATGCATTGAG agatGGATCAAATATAAAAGGTTATTTTGTATGGTCATTCATGGATGTATTTGAGTTATTGGATGGATATGAATCAAGCTTTGGACTATACTATGTTGATAGAAATGATCCTGAATTGAAGAGATATCCTAAGCTCTCTGCAAAATGGTACAACAAATTCTTGAAGGGTGGAAGAACTTCTATAGTTGGAGATCTTCAACAACTTAATAAGGATCCATCACATGTTTCTGTTGGCCACTCAATATAA
- the LOC107626140 gene encoding universal stress protein PHOS32 isoform X2, which translates to MATTSSDEKQVMIVAVDDSEHSSYALQWTLDHFFTTLPNPIFKLVLLHAKPSATSAVGLAGPGAAEVLPIVDSDLRKIAARVVDNAKQICSKRSVTDVITEVVEGDPRNVLCDAVEKYHASILVVGSHGYGAIKRAVLGSVSDYCAHHAHCTVMIVKRPKTKH; encoded by the exons ATGGCTACCACCTCATCTGATGAGAAGCAAGTGATGATTGTGGCAGTTGATGACAGTGAGCACAGCAGCTACGCTCTCCAATGGACTCTCGATCACTTCTTCACGACTCTCCCCAATCCTATCTTCAAACTTGTCCTCCTTCATGCCAAGCCTTCTGCTACCTCTGCCGTTGGCCTTGCCGGCCCCG GAGCTGCTGAGGTTCTTCCCATTGTGGACTCTGACTTGAGGAAGATTGCTGCCAGAGTTGTTGACAATGCCAAGCAGATTTGCTCCAAGAGATCC GTAACTGATGTGATTACAGAAGTGGTCGAAGGTGATCCTAGAAATGTTCTTTGTGATGCTGTGGAGAAGTACCATGCTTCAATACTAGTTGTGGGAAGTCATGGTTATGGTGCTATAAAAAG GGCAGTTTTAGGTAGTGTAAGTGACTATTGTGCTCATCATGCTCACTGCACTGTGATGATTGTGAAGAGGCCAAAGACCAAACACTGA
- the LOC107626140 gene encoding universal stress protein PHOS34 isoform X1, giving the protein MATTSSDEKQVMIVAVDDSEHSSYALQWTLDHFFTTLPNPIFKLVLLHAKPSATSAVGLAGPAYAGAAEVLPIVDSDLRKIAARVVDNAKQICSKRSVTDVITEVVEGDPRNVLCDAVEKYHASILVVGSHGYGAIKRAVLGSVSDYCAHHAHCTVMIVKRPKTKH; this is encoded by the exons ATGGCTACCACCTCATCTGATGAGAAGCAAGTGATGATTGTGGCAGTTGATGACAGTGAGCACAGCAGCTACGCTCTCCAATGGACTCTCGATCACTTCTTCACGACTCTCCCCAATCCTATCTTCAAACTTGTCCTCCTTCATGCCAAGCCTTCTGCTACCTCTGCCGTTGGCCTTGCCGGCCCCG CGTATGCAGGAGCTGCTGAGGTTCTTCCCATTGTGGACTCTGACTTGAGGAAGATTGCTGCCAGAGTTGTTGACAATGCCAAGCAGATTTGCTCCAAGAGATCC GTAACTGATGTGATTACAGAAGTGGTCGAAGGTGATCCTAGAAATGTTCTTTGTGATGCTGTGGAGAAGTACCATGCTTCAATACTAGTTGTGGGAAGTCATGGTTATGGTGCTATAAAAAG GGCAGTTTTAGGTAGTGTAAGTGACTATTGTGCTCATCATGCTCACTGCACTGTGATGATTGTGAAGAGGCCAAAGACCAAACACTGA